GCAGTTGGATTGGCGGGTGTTGACGTGGATGTCACCTGAACAGAACTCGTGCTGCAAGCTACCAGTACGAGAGTCAGGAATGTGGTGAGAAGAAGCGGTCGCTTCATGGCAGTGTCCTTTTTTCAGGAGAAAGTAGAACGCAGGAAGCAGGAGCATGGGGTAGGGGATAGAGGTCTGGTGCGTTGAGCAAGCCTCTTTTCTTGTCTTCTGCTATCCCGTTACCTGATCGCGGCGAAGGGATTGCGACATTCACTAAACAGATACTCTAACCGTCAAGAGATTGGCTTCATCCCCAAAAACGATCTGGTGCCGCAACCGATGCTCTCTGGCTCCACAAGGTACCCGATGGATGTAAGAGATATGCAGCCTACAGAATACCGAAGTATAGCTTTCACCCTATAGCGGCACATACCTCTGAATCAGACGATGGTATCATCGGGCAGAGTGCTCTTCTCGCATTAGACACATGTCGCATAACCTGATCACACCGTCATTTACTATACCCATAGTACCTGTTCAAAGTATGTAAGCCAGCTTACCAAACATAGATAATCTGCTTCAGGTACACCTATGCTATGCTAGTAATACGAGCATGTTGGAGAGAGCGATGACAACTGAACCCCTCTTACTCATAACCGGTCTCCTATTGGCGATTAGTGTTGCTGCGACCCGTGCCTCAAACCGGTTTGGTGTACCGGCACTGATCCTGTTTATGGCAGTCGGTATGCTGGCCGGTTCTGACGGGCCGGGCGGTATTGCGTTTACCGATGCCGGAGTAGCCCAACTGATCGGGGTGATTGCGCTGATCTACATCCTCTTTTCAGGAGGACTGGACACCGACTGGCAGATTATCAAACCAGTCCTGACCGAGGGTTTGATTCTGGCGAATGTTGGTGTGCTGGTCAGCACCGTGATTGTTGCGGTTGGTGCCCACTTTATGCTCGGCTTTGACTGGCCCCTTGCCCTGCTTCTCGGCGCAATCGTCTCGTCCACCGACGCGGCGGCGGTCTTTAGTGTCATGCGCACGCGAGGGATACATCTCAAGCATCGGCTTGAACCACTCATCGAGCTGGAGTCGGGAAGTAATGACCCGATTGCGGTCTTTCTCACCATCGGCTTAACCAACCTGGTGATCAACCCACAGGCATCGCTACTGACCCTTATCCCGTCTTTTATCATACAGATGATCCTCGGTGCTGCCGGTGGGTACGCCTTTGGCCGGTTGATGATCTGGGTGGTCAACCGCATCCGGCTGCAACAGGAAGGGCTGTACGTGGTACTGACGATGGCCCTGACCCTGCTAACCTATGGCTTCACAGCGATCATCGGCGGCAATGGCTTTCTGGCGGTCTATCTGGCAGGTATCATTCTGGGCAATGCCAATATTGTTCACAAACGGTCTATTCTCCGTTTCCACGATGGTGTAGCGTGGCTCAGCCAGATTGCCATGTTCTTGATTTTGGGACTGCTGGTCTTTCCATCGCAGCTACCGGCAGTGGCCGGGCAGGGACTGGCAATGGCACTCTGGCTCGTCTTCGTCGCCCGACCGGTCTCGGTCATTATCGCCCTGGGCTGGAAACGTCGCTCATTACCGCAACTATTGATGATAGCCTGGGCTGGATTGCGGGGAGCAGTTCCGATTGTGCTGGCAACCTTCCCGCTGCTGGCCGGCGTTCCCGATGCGCCGCTCCTGTTCAACCTGGTCTTCTTCATCGTCCTGATCTCAGTCCTCTTGCAAGGTATCTCTATCGGCTGGGTCGCCCGTCGCCTGGGCGTGATGACCGATCAGGCCGAAGTGATAGACAGCCACCTCTTCGTGCCAGAAGTCAGTGGAGCCAGTCAAATCCTGGAAGCACAAATTCCGCCAGACTCAGCACTGGTTGGCAAATCGCTGATCGACGCCGATCTCCCACGCGGCTTACTTATCGTGCAGATTCAGCGTGCAGACGGCTACATTATCCCGAACGGCAGTACTGTCTTTGCGCCTAATGATCGGCTGGTATTACTGGTGGCACCCACCGCGATGCCGGCGGTGACTGAGCTGTGCGCCAGTTGTAGTCTGAATCCCATCGGCTCACTGTTGAAGTGAGGAGAGGCGACGAGCATAGCCGGCGCTACTGCGTGAATGTACGAAATAGCTGCTATGCAGAAGCGAGCACCGTGGGGTAAGTAGCGGGTAAGCACATATTCCTGTCACATCCCTGACAGCGGCAAAAACGTCCGCCGTCAACAAAAATCGGGGAGGGCCATATCCAATGCCCTCCCCGATACATCGGGATTAATCGTTCAACTCTACCTGATTACCACTACTAACAAAAATCATCTTTTCGGCCATATTCAGTGCCCGATCTGAAACGCGCTCGAAATTATGGGCAATGAACAGCAGATCGGCGATCTCTGGCGGCGTCAGTTGGGACACCAGCGCACGCTTCAACCGCTTATACTCGTGATCAATCTCATCCTCATTGAGAATGATCTCCTTAATCGCATCGGGATTACCATTTCCCAGCGCTGCCAGGGTGCGTTCAAGATTAGCGCGGGCCACCCGACCAAGCGCAACCAGATCAGGCGGCGCATGCAATGCACCGCGGTTCGGGTCAGGGCTACCGGCCACCATCTTTGCCGTACTCTTCGCATAATCGGCGATCCGTTCCAACTCATAACTGATCGCCATAGCGGCAACAATCCGGCGCAAATCACGGGCCACCGGCTGCTGGGTCGCGATCAGATTCACCGCATGCTGCTCAATCGCGTCCCTTGCCTCATTGAACGCAGCATCGCCGGCAACAACCGCTTGCGCCAGCTCCACGTCACCCTTTTCCAACGCCGTAATAGCCCGATCCAGTGCCCCGACCACCGCATTCCCAAAATCCAACACCTGCTTACGCAAGGCATCCAATTCCTGATCGAAATGTTCTCGCGGTCGCATGAAGGTTACTCCCTCGTGATAAACTGCTCCCGTCTCTTTCAGGATACACGTTTCAGTGCTTTTTGACCAGTAGGTATCTGCTTGAAATTTCGTTACATGTCGTGGTCATTGCGACAACCAGCCAGGAACATGCAGGACAAGCCAAATTGCCACCTTTTGTCACCACAGAGACACGGAGGACACAGAGAATGGGTATAATCCAGGTTGCTACCGTGAGGCGTGATGTAGCACGTTCATGGGAACTTCACATTGTGCATGCAGTTACACCATACGGTGTTGCGAGAACCGTTGTGCTGTTCATCCTGATAATCAGCCTCCATAGGCTGCCCACAGCACAGGTAGCAACTTGAGTTACGATACCACCGAAACAGATTATAGCATTGGAGGAATCGACTGTGGTACAGCGTATCTTCACCATCTTCTTTATACAGATCATCTTCTTCATCAGTGGATGCAGCCGACCGGTGGCGACAGAGCAAACCAGCCTCAGCGACTACCCACCACTTCCCGACAACCTGACGCGCGCCCAGGTTGTCCGCGTCGTCGATGGCGACACCATCATCGTGCGGATCGGGCGGGATGAAGAGCGGGTACGGCTAATTGGCATCAACACCCCAGAGTCGGCCGATCCGCGGCGACCGGTCGAGTGTTTCGGGAAAGAAGCGGCGAGCAATGCGCGCAAACTCGTAGACAGACAAACCGTCCTGCTAGAAGACGACCCCTCACAAGACTCACGAGATCGGTTTGGCCGCCTCCTGCGCTACGTCTGGCTCGAAGACGGACGCATGGTCAATCTGGAACAGATTCGACAAGGGTACGCCTACGAATACACCTACGACGTGCCATACCGCTATCAAGCGATCTTCCGGGCCGCCGAAGCGGAAGCCCGCAACGCCCAGCGCGGGCTATGGGCACCGGAGACGTGCAACGGCCAGCGGTGAAGGGCATTGCGAAGCCACTGCGCTGGAGGGGCGAGATACGACACGTATACCCTGTGCGGTGACAGATTACATGAACACCAAGACGGGGCAGGCACAAAACCTGCCCCGTCTGTGATCTTGTGGAGGTTTTGATTACACGATTAGATAGAGTTTGCGCCTTTGGCGAGGATTATGGTTTTTTGGAATTGTCACCAACGACGATGACCGGCAAGCAACCGTGTACACATTTCAATCCCCGCGAGGGGATGTTGGGTTTTTGAAGTTGTCTTGAGAATTGGTGGCTGACACTGCCGTTCTGTTTCGTGTTTCAATCCCCTCGCGGGAGTTTCAATCCCCTCGCGGGGATTTTGGTTTTTTGAAGTCCGCAGACTGACGAGGAATGCGCAGCTGCGGCGTTGGCCAGTTTCAATCCCCTCGCGGGGATTTTGGTTTTTTGAAGAGAAAGGAGTACACCAATGGCAACCTGGATCAAGACCGACATCGGTTTCAATCCCCTCGCGGGGATTTTGGTTTTTTGAAGGCAAACCTTGCGGAGTGGATCACTCAGATCACGACTGCACTGTGTTTCAATCCCCTCGCGGGGATTTTGGTTTTTTGAAGGAAGAGAAGGAGGAGGTGTTCAAGTTTCGCTTTCTAATAGGTTTCAATCCCCTCGCGGGGATTTTGGTTTTTTGAAGCCTGGCCGGCCAGCGGATCGGTGAACTCCCAGGCCAAAGAGTTTCAATCCCCTCGCGGGGATTTTGGTTTTTTGAAGAGACTGGCAAGACTACGCGCTGTTTCGATATTGGTTTTTAAGTTTCAATCCCCTCGCGGGGATTTTGGTTTTTTGAAGACGATATTGCGCCGCCCGATAAATTGCTCCCGCGTTGATGTTTCAATCCCCTCGCGGGGATTTTGGTTTTTTGAAGACATAGGCGGCGTTGGCGTCAAGAATCAGATTGATCGCTTTGTTTCAATCCCCTCGCGGGGATTTTGGTTTTTTGAAGGCGTCTACCAAGATTGGCATATAATCCAGTTCCTCGATCGGTTTCAATCCCCTCGCGGGGATTTTGGTTTTTTGAAGTCAGTGCCGACGGCGCAGTTTGGGAACTCGTAGTATTTTCGGTTTCAATCCCCTCGCGGGGATTTTGGTTTTTTGAAGAAACGTACTATCGCCTTGGGGTCTGGCTCTGGCGATAAGTTTCAATCCCCTCGCGGGGATTTTGGTTTTTTGAAGCAAGAATTAGTGGCGCCAATCGCGAATAGTTGGCACACAGCGTCGTTTCAATCCCCTCGCGGGGATTTTGGTTTTTTGAAGTTCTGAAAACGGCAGAAGCAATCCTGCGACGTAAATATGGGTTTCAATCCCCTCGCGGGGATTTTGGTTTTTTGAAGTTAGAACGCGCTGTCTTTTGCGGTGGAAGCGAACTTCTGGTTTCAATCCCCTCGCGGGGATTTTGGTTTTTTGAAGAGACCACCCAACCCGCGCAGAGGAACGTCGGCAATTTGGATGTTTCAATCCCCTCGCGGGGATTTTGGTTTTTTGAAGCAGAAATTACTCGTTTGATGGAGGCCGGCGCGGCAGAATATATGAGTTTCAATCCCCTCGCGGGGATTTTGGTTTTTTGAAGGTTACGGAGTACGAGAATGTCAATCAAGTTTTTCCGGGTTTCAATCCCCTCGCGGGGATTTTGGTTTTTTGAAGGGACGGACGGTGGCGGGTCGTCACGTCGGGGGTTCGCCTTGGTTTCAATCCCCTCGCGGGGGTTTTGGTTTTTTGAAGGTAGGGGTCGGTGCCGGTATTACGGTTGACCAGCTCGATCCGTTTCAATCCCCTCGCGGGGATTTTGGTTTTTTGAAGCAGAACGTCAGTTTTGACCTCAAACACCTCGCGCATCACTTTCCGTTTCAATCCCCTCGCGGGGATTTTGGTTTTTTGAAGACGACCTTCTATCCGCGCTGGACATCAGCGACAATGTTCAGTTTCAATCCCCTCGCGGGGATTTTGGTTTTTTGAAGTCACGGTTAACGGACGCCAGTACCTGATTCCGGTCACCCCTCCGGTTTCAATCCCCTCGCGGGGATTTTGGTTTTTTGAAGCGGCAGAGGTTTTGCTCCGCAAGCGGTTCGGTTGTTTACTCGGTTTCAATCCCCTCGCGGGGATTTTGGTTTTTTGAAGAGTTGGCCAGTTTCTCAGATCACCGTTTGGCCAGCCGCTGCTAGGTTTCAATCCCCTCGCGGGGATTTTGGTTTTTTGAAGGTAGGTATGGTATTGTTGCGAAAAGCCGCAAACCGGCTCGGTTTCAATCCCCTCGCGGGGATTTTGGTTTTTTGAAGTTGGAAGATTGAACAGCGAAAAACAGACTTACGTAAACGAGTTTCAATCCCCTCGCGGGGATTTTGGTTTTTTGAAGGCAATCGGCGCACCAGGCCGGCTTGACCGGCGGCGTCAGTTTCAATCCCCTCGCGGGGATTTTGGTTTTTTGAAGCCGTTGTCCGCCGCGCCGGAAGCGGCGGCGGGATCGGCGGGTTTCAATCCCCTCGCGGGGATTTTGGTTTTTTGAAGCACGAGCGCTACATTCTGCGTCTGATCCACCACGATCCCGGGTTTCAATCCCCTCGCGGGGATTTTGGTTTTTTGAAGGAATCAAACCCTTTCGCGTCATGAGCGCCATGGCTCGTCGCGTTTCAATCCCCTCGCGGGGATTTTGGTTTTTTGAAGGTTGTTGCGTAGTGTTGGGAGTAGCATTCTTAACTACGTTTCAATCCCCTCGCGGGGATTTTGGTTTTTTGAAGCGGTCGTTGATGTCGACCACCAACGTCAGGGGCGATCATGGGTTTCAATCCCCTCGCGGGGATTTTGGTTTTTTGAAGCCGGATCGCGCCCCACTCTTGGGGAAAACAAACTATATGTTTCAATCCCCTCGCGGGGATTTTGGTTTTTTGAAGGGTTCCAATGTCGTGTGAACACGCCGTCTTTGCAAGCATGGGTTTCAATCCCCTCGCGGGGATTTTGGTTTTTTGAAGGTGCACGGCGGGGGTGGCGACCGCTCTCGCCAGTGCTGTGGGTTTCAATCCCCTCGCGGGATTTTGGTTTTTTGAAGTCCGACAAAGCTGTGCGGCAGGCGGTGGTCGGAGTATTGGCGTTTCAATCCCCTCGCGGGGATTTTGGTTTTTTGAAGGTCACGAGTTACTGTCGACGAAGACGTACCAGACATCTTCGGTTTCAATCCCCTCGCGGGGATTTTGGTTTTTTGAAGTGCATGGTTGGCACGCCACATTACAAGTCTTGCGCATTATGTTTCAATCCCCTCGCGGGGATTTTGGTTTTTTGAAGCTGCTTCGCGCGCCCATGGCGCCTCGTCATCGCGTATGTTTCAATCCCCTCGCGGGGATTTTGGTTTTTTGAAGAGAAAGACCGGTAACCCGCTTGCCTTGTTCGACATTTTTGAGTTTCAATCCCCTCGCGGGGATTTTGGTTTTTTGAAGGAATCGCGGAATCGGTTTTTCTGTCGCGCAATGCTCGGTTTCAATCCCCTCGCGGGGATTTTGGTTTTTTGAAGCAACCACCGCGCGGCTCGGGGAAATCAATCGCGTTGCGTTTCAATCCCCTCGCGGGGATTTTGGTTTTTTGAAGAGACGAGGAATTGTCAGCGCTGGCCGCGCTGATCGCTGCGTTTCAATCCCCTCGCGGGGATTTTGGTTTTTTGAAGTCACTGTCGCGATGGCAGCACTGAGCTGGCGCTTCGATCTGTTTCAATCCCCTCGCGGGGATTTTGGTTTTTTGAAGTCGTTGCCGTTCCAGCTACCTAATCCGTTTGCACCGTCGGTTTCAATCCCCTCGCGGGGATTTTGGTTTTTTGAAGCGCTTGGGTGATGAGTGGGTAACGCGGCAGGACGTGGGAGAAGTTTCAATCCCCTCGCGGGGATTTTGGTTTTTTGAAGTTATGCAACTCAAGCAATTCCCCGCATTGCGGGAATTGCGTTTCAATCCCCTCGCGGGGATTTTGGTTTTTTGAAGGTACCCGCACCTGCCAGTAAAGAGTAAGTACCGCCGTCATGTTTCAATCCCCTCGCGGGGATTTTGGTTTTTTGAAGTTGCGCTTGCAGTGGCGGAAGAGTTGGTCGAGGAACGTTGCTGGTTTCAATCCCCTCGCGGGGATTTTGGTTTTTTGAAGAAACACAGACGAGGCGGCGGTCGCGTTTTTCCGACCGTTCTTGTTTCGATCCCCTCGCGGGGATTTTGGTTTTTTGAAGAAAAGGAGGAGCGGGAGGCACTGACGGCCTTGCAAGCCGCGTTTCAATCCCCTCGCGGGGATTTTGGTTTTTTGAAGTCTGGGCCGGCAAGCCGTCGAAGGTACGGCTGCCGGAAGGTGTTTCAATCCCCTCGCGGGGATTTTGGTTTTTTGAAGAGTATAGACGTAAGAAGCAATCAAACAAAAAAAGGAGTTAAGTTTCAATCCCCTCGCGGGGATTTTGGTTTTTTGAAGCCATCCCGATACCGTCAGAGCCGGCGGCTGAATAACAGCAGGTGGTTTCAATCCCCTCGCGGGGATTTTGGTTTTTTGAAGCGGGTTGGCAACCGTTCCGCCGCTCGGGCACACTCGCAGAGGTTTCAATCCCCTCGCGGGGATTTTGGTTTTTTGAAGTTGGCGAAACATTTGTCGTTGGTCATTTGTCACAATTTCAGTTTCAATCCCCTCGCGGGGATTTTGGTTTTTTGAAGGTGGATGCTGCGAAGCACATTCGTGGTTGGATGAAGCATAAGTTGTTTCAATCCCCTCGCGGGGATTTTGGTTTTTTGAAGATAATTTTCACCTGTGTATCAAAATCAACCCGCTTTAACGTTTCAATCCCCTCGCGGGGATTTTGGTTTTTTGAAGCGGGAGAAGTATCGCGAATGAGGAACCGAAATATTTAGTTTCAATCCCCTCGCGGGGATTTTGGTTTTTTGAAGCCAGATTATCCAGACTAGCGAGGGCTTGATTGTCATTCACGTTTCAATCCCCTCGCGGGGATTTTGGTTTTTTGAAGGCCGATCTGCTCACGCATCACCAGATGCGCCGCAGTGCCGCTTGGTTTCAATCCCCTCGCGGGGATTTTGGTTTTTTGAAGGAGGAAAAAATGTACCTTGTTAACCTGTACGGCGATTTTAGTTTCAATCCCCTCGCGGGGATTTTGGTTTTTTGAAGTTGCAACAATATCTCATTCCGGCGGTTGCGCTGTTGCACCAACCGGTTTCAATCCCCTCGCGGGGATTTTGGTTTTTTGAAGTTAATTGGTCCCGGTGGACGAATGAAGACGACTCCGGATTTGTTTCAATCCCCTCGCGGGGATTTTGGTTTTTTGAAGAGATTGTCTGCGCGGAAGAAGGCAGCGAACAAGATCAGATTTGTTTCAATCCCCTCGCGGGGATTTTGGTTTTTTGAAGTGAATTACCGTTACGTCTCTATCATACTACGCTATTTGCGGGTTTCAATCCCCTCGCGGGGATTTTGGTTTTTTGAAGGTCACGTATTGCGCATCTGCATTTGGTATGACCGTCACCGAGTTTCAATCCCCTCGCGGGGATTTTGGTTTTTTGAAGCGATTACGGCGGTGGCGGCGAATGATCGCGGCATTGTTGACGTTTCAATCCCCTCGCGGGGATTTTGGTTTTTTGAAGTAATAGTAGTCGCCGGTCGGCGTAATGACGCGCAGATAGTAAGTTTCAATCCCCTCGCGGGGATTTTGGTTTTTTGAAGACAATTAGCAGAGGCGCGAAAACAACAAACGGAAGTAGTTACGTTTCAATCCCCTCGCGGGGATTTTGGTTTTTTGAAGCGCTAATATTGGAAAATACAATAATCGCGATATAGAGCAGGTTTCAATCCCCTCGCGGGGATTTTGGTTTTTTGAAGAAGTTGTCGGGTTGGGCAACGATCCTGACAACCTTCGCTTTTCGGTTTCAATCCCCTCGCGGGGATTTTGGTTTTTTGAAGCCAAGAATAAGATTGTTCGTGTACGCCGGCAATTGCATATATGCAAGTTTCAATCCCCTCGCGGGGATTTTGGTTTTTTGAAGGAATAACCGGTGTTTTTCCTAGAAAAAAAGCCCTGACATTTTGTTTCAATCCCCTCGCGGGGATTTTGGTTTTTTGAAGGCAAGCAGAAGCTGAGCGAATGGCGCGATTGCAAGCAGAGTTTCAATCCCCTCGCGGGGATTTTGGTTTTTTGAAGCGAAGTTCTTGCGCAACAACGCCCGATTCATCTGTTGGGCGGGTTTCAATCCCCTCGCGGGGATTTTGGTTTTTTGAAGCGGTGTTCTCTCCGTGCATCCAGGTCCAGTTGACAACGTGGAGTTTCAATCCCCTCGCGGGGATTTTGGTTTTTTGAAGTCGCGCAATCGGGAAATGCCAGCCGGCGACTGCACAGGTTTTGAGTTTCAATCCCCTCGCGGGGATTTTGGTTTTTTGAAGACCCATTTATTGTGGCCCTCACGGACCACCCAGATGAACTCGTTTCAATCCCCTCGCGGGGATTTTGGTTTTTTGAAGATACGCGCTTACTCATCAATTCGAGTTGTTGATATAACTCTGTTTCAATCCCCTCGCGGGGATTTTGGTTTTTTGAAGGTGCTGCAAAGAAGCGCGATAAGGATAAAAAGATAAATAATGTTTCAATCCCCTCGCGGGGATTTTGGTTTTTTGAAGGGCGAAAATGCGTGGGATGATATGGCGCGTCTCTGTCGTGCCGTTTCAATCCCCTCGCGGGGATTTTGGTTTTTTGAAGCCTTTACCGACGATCATTACCAAAACCCGTTGGCGTCTGTTTCAATCCCCTCGCGGGGATTTTGGTTTTTTGAAGCCGCACTGACGGCAACGGCAAGCGCGCAGTTACTTTCATGTTTCAATCCCCTCGCGGGGATTTTGGTTTTTTGAAGGCCCGTTCGCAACCAGGAAGGAGGCGATTGCGGACGCAATGTTTCAATCCCCTCGCGGGGATTTTGGTTTTTTGAAGCGAGTACCACATTGTCGGGGATGAGACCCGCGCGAGGGTTGG
This genomic window from Chloroflexus aurantiacus J-10-fl contains:
- the phoU gene encoding phosphate signaling complex protein PhoU, with product MRPREHFDQELDALRKQVLDFGNAVVGALDRAITALEKGDVELAQAVVAGDAAFNEARDAIEQHAVNLIATQQPVARDLRRIVAAMAISYELERIADYAKSTAKMVAGSPDPNRGALHAPPDLVALGRVARANLERTLAALGNGNPDAIKEIILNEDEIDHEYKRLKRALVSQLTPPEIADLLFIAHNFERVSDRALNMAEKMIFVSSGNQVELND
- a CDS encoding potassium/proton antiporter; this encodes MTTEPLLLITGLLLAISVAATRASNRFGVPALILFMAVGMLAGSDGPGGIAFTDAGVAQLIGVIALIYILFSGGLDTDWQIIKPVLTEGLILANVGVLVSTVIVAVGAHFMLGFDWPLALLLGAIVSSTDAAAVFSVMRTRGIHLKHRLEPLIELESGSNDPIAVFLTIGLTNLVINPQASLLTLIPSFIIQMILGAAGGYAFGRLMIWVVNRIRLQQEGLYVVLTMALTLLTYGFTAIIGGNGFLAVYLAGIILGNANIVHKRSILRFHDGVAWLSQIAMFLILGLLVFPSQLPAVAGQGLAMALWLVFVARPVSVIIALGWKRRSLPQLLMIAWAGLRGAVPIVLATFPLLAGVPDAPLLFNLVFFIVLISVLLQGISIGWVARRLGVMTDQAEVIDSHLFVPEVSGASQILEAQIPPDSALVGKSLIDADLPRGLLIVQIQRADGYIIPNGSTVFAPNDRLVLLVAPTAMPAVTELCASCSLNPIGSLLK
- a CDS encoding thermonuclease family protein; its protein translation is MVQRIFTIFFIQIIFFISGCSRPVATEQTSLSDYPPLPDNLTRAQVVRVVDGDTIIVRIGRDEERVRLIGINTPESADPRRPVECFGKEAASNARKLVDRQTVLLEDDPSQDSRDRFGRLLRYVWLEDGRMVNLEQIRQGYAYEYTYDVPYRYQAIFRAAEAEARNAQRGLWAPETCNGQR